One window of Pseudacidobacterium ailaaui genomic DNA carries:
- a CDS encoding CPBP family intramembrane glutamic endopeptidase → MYSPVAPWWHTAVLLAPILFFSLMGGQRAARQNAGEHHGLQYLLTMVWEWVLAALVLWGIRLRGVPLRKLLGERRASAAEWKTDLLLAAAFWITASMVLAVLGLLLQFAHVASPQKTLALLAPRNGTEVTLWILLSISAGTCEELVFRGYLLQQFASLKDRLWVGVVVSSLLFGMAHGYEGVAGILAITAYGAMFCALAIGRKSLRAGMMAHAWHDIVSGVALMLLHHAHVM, encoded by the coding sequence GTGTACTCTCCGGTGGCGCCCTGGTGGCACACAGCGGTGCTGCTTGCTCCAATCTTGTTCTTCTCCCTGATGGGAGGGCAGCGCGCTGCGCGCCAGAATGCGGGAGAGCACCATGGATTGCAGTATCTGCTGACGATGGTGTGGGAGTGGGTCCTGGCCGCGCTGGTGCTGTGGGGCATCCGGCTGCGCGGTGTGCCTTTGCGAAAACTGCTGGGAGAAAGACGCGCGTCTGCCGCGGAGTGGAAGACAGACCTGCTGCTTGCTGCTGCGTTCTGGATTACAGCCAGCATGGTGCTGGCGGTCCTTGGCCTGCTCCTGCAGTTTGCTCATGTCGCCTCTCCGCAGAAAACGCTCGCGCTGCTGGCCCCGCGGAATGGGACCGAAGTGACACTTTGGATTCTCCTGAGCATCTCGGCCGGGACCTGTGAAGAGCTGGTGTTTCGCGGATATCTGCTCCAGCAGTTTGCCAGCTTGAAGGACCGTCTGTGGGTGGGTGTGGTGGTTTCCTCTTTGTTGTTTGGCATGGCGCATGGATATGAAGGAGTGGCAGGGATCCTTGCCATCACCGCATATGGAGCGATGTTCTGCGCATTGGCCATCGGCAGAAAGAGTCTGCGCGCAGGAATGATGGCACATGCGTGGCATGACATTGTTTCAGGCGTGGCGCTGATGCTGCTTCATCACGCACACGTGATGTGA
- a CDS encoding SpoIIE family protein phosphatase produces MKVKKTSPNLLWFFLGLYGVASLLYWLVLALSTWAAAAHPDDHVRNPFSLNRDNLVIRDVQPEARAAGVPEGAVLQSLNGVPYQAAEWDGTLNSAHPGDMMDIGFRRRDGSTGEAVVTLVTLRQDPRLPSPAVFRAQTLVFSAVSLACLLMGLWVVLAKPLERNAWLLLVLLTAPSVIFFSGHGLTSGLTGYALEVWYILQQCAMAPALFLFGIYFPEPSRLDAKIPWLKWVVLVPLLLCVAVGMPATYGEFYGSGNPDWLAHAATWAGHVQDFLNLMCVLLYLLLTVDKLRSASTEDARRRLRVLTAGMGAGLTALLLIFVLLPHFGITPSDPQRLWIAYVGVLFLLLAPFTLVYVVLVQRAMDVRILIRMGARYALARATLWVVQITLIGVLAVELLLPVFGKKQQGAGGIIGVLVFLVIVLLLRSGLQKRAQQWIDRRFFREAYDTERVLNDLAEEVRRFTETEPLLETVAKRIAETLHVGQIAMLLRRGEQFVLQQCIGLSAKDGLALPVQASAVRYMTNTHQPARLYREDPDAWYLMAGTAERFALDQLNAELLLPLPGRHGMMGVMALGPKRSEAAYSSADMKMLQAVAAQTGLALEVSELARSLAAEAAQRERVNREMEIAREVQERLFPQEMPQVPGASIAGFCRPAQGVGGDYYDVIDLGDGRVGLAIGDVSGKGISAALLMASLRASLRGVTLDGPRDFARLMHKVNRLVYEASASNRYATFFFGSYDPATRVLECVNAGHNPPVLLRGQQVLRLQPDGPVVGLLPAAPYTEQRLQLYPGDALLLFTDGISEAMNQEDEEWGEERMIAAARGAHGQAACTLLETIFAAADGFTAGAPQHDDMTLLVLKLQEEKAGSIQ; encoded by the coding sequence ATGAAGGTAAAAAAGACATCTCCTAACCTGCTGTGGTTTTTTCTGGGACTTTATGGGGTGGCCAGTCTTCTGTACTGGCTGGTGCTGGCGCTCAGTACATGGGCGGCCGCGGCGCATCCTGATGACCACGTGCGCAATCCGTTTTCCTTGAACCGGGACAACCTTGTCATCCGCGATGTGCAGCCGGAGGCCCGCGCGGCGGGCGTGCCGGAAGGGGCGGTGTTGCAGTCGCTGAACGGTGTTCCGTACCAGGCAGCCGAATGGGACGGCACACTGAACAGTGCGCACCCGGGCGACATGATGGACATCGGCTTCCGCCGCAGGGATGGAAGCACGGGGGAAGCGGTGGTGACTCTGGTGACCTTACGCCAGGACCCGCGTCTTCCTTCTCCGGCGGTGTTTCGGGCCCAGACGTTGGTCTTTTCTGCCGTCTCGCTGGCCTGCTTGCTGATGGGCCTCTGGGTGGTGCTGGCCAAGCCGCTTGAAAGGAACGCATGGCTGCTGCTGGTGCTGCTCACAGCGCCAAGTGTCATTTTCTTCAGCGGCCACGGGCTTACCAGCGGGCTGACTGGCTATGCACTGGAGGTCTGGTACATTCTGCAGCAATGCGCCATGGCCCCTGCGCTTTTTCTGTTTGGAATTTATTTTCCTGAGCCATCACGCCTGGATGCGAAGATACCGTGGCTCAAATGGGTGGTGCTGGTGCCTTTGCTACTGTGTGTTGCAGTGGGAATGCCGGCCACCTATGGGGAATTTTATGGCAGCGGCAATCCTGACTGGCTGGCGCATGCGGCCACGTGGGCCGGACACGTACAGGACTTCCTGAACCTGATGTGCGTACTGCTGTATCTGCTGCTGACGGTGGACAAGCTGCGCTCGGCATCCACGGAAGATGCGCGGCGCAGGTTGCGCGTGCTGACGGCGGGAATGGGAGCCGGCCTGACGGCCCTGCTGTTGATCTTTGTTCTTCTGCCTCATTTTGGCATCACGCCCAGTGATCCGCAGCGGCTTTGGATTGCATATGTGGGGGTGCTGTTCCTGCTGCTTGCGCCCTTTACCCTGGTCTACGTGGTGCTCGTGCAGCGCGCAATGGATGTGCGCATCCTCATCCGCATGGGCGCACGTTATGCCCTGGCCCGGGCGACGCTGTGGGTCGTGCAGATTACGCTGATCGGCGTGCTGGCCGTGGAGCTGCTGCTGCCTGTCTTTGGGAAGAAGCAGCAGGGAGCCGGCGGCATCATCGGCGTGCTGGTGTTTCTCGTGATTGTGCTGCTGCTGCGGTCAGGTCTGCAAAAGCGGGCGCAGCAATGGATTGACCGGAGGTTCTTCCGCGAGGCCTATGACACCGAGCGCGTGCTGAATGATCTGGCTGAAGAGGTCCGGCGCTTTACAGAAACCGAGCCGCTGCTTGAGACCGTCGCCAAGCGCATTGCAGAAACGCTGCACGTAGGGCAGATCGCCATGCTTCTGCGGCGCGGGGAACAGTTCGTGCTGCAGCAGTGTATCGGCCTTTCCGCAAAGGACGGGCTGGCGTTGCCGGTGCAGGCCTCGGCAGTGCGATATATGACAAACACGCACCAGCCGGCGCGTCTTTACCGCGAAGACCCGGATGCCTGGTATCTGATGGCCGGTACGGCGGAGCGTTTTGCGCTGGACCAACTGAATGCTGAATTGCTGCTGCCCTTGCCGGGACGCCACGGCATGATGGGCGTGATGGCGCTGGGGCCCAAGCGCTCGGAGGCGGCATACTCTTCGGCGGACATGAAAATGCTTCAGGCCGTGGCCGCGCAGACCGGGCTGGCGCTGGAAGTAAGTGAGCTGGCGCGCTCGCTGGCCGCTGAAGCCGCGCAACGTGAACGCGTGAACCGCGAAATGGAGATCGCGCGTGAGGTGCAGGAGCGGCTCTTTCCGCAGGAGATGCCGCAGGTCCCCGGAGCGAGCATTGCTGGTTTCTGCCGTCCGGCGCAGGGCGTGGGCGGCGACTACTACGACGTCATTGATCTTGGCGATGGCCGCGTCGGGCTGGCGATAGGCGATGTTTCCGGCAAGGGGATCTCTGCGGCGCTGCTGATGGCCAGCCTGCGCGCCTCTCTGCGCGGGGTGACGCTCGACGGGCCGCGCGATTTTGCAAGGCTCATGCACAAAGTCAATCGGCTGGTGTATGAGGCCTCGGCCTCGAACCGCTATGCCACGTTTTTCTTCGGCTCCTATGATCCGGCCACAAGAGTGCTGGAGTGCGTGAATGCGGGGCATAATCCGCCGGTCCTGCTGCGCGGGCAACAGGTCCTGCGGCTGCAACCGGACGGTCCTGTCGTCGGCCTGCTGCCCGCCGCTCCTTATACGGAGCAGAGGCTGCAACTGTACCCGGGCGACGCGCTGCTGCTGTTTACCGACGGCATCAGCGAGGCGATGAACCAGGAAGATGAGGAGTGGGGCGAGGAGCGCATGATTGCCGCTGCACGCGGCGCGCACGGTCAGGCCGCCTGCACGCTGCTGGAGACCATCTTTGCCGCCGCCGATGGATTTACGGCCGGCGCCCCCCAGCACGACGATATGACACTGCTGGTGCTGAAGCTGCAGGAAGAGAAGGCAGGCAGTATTCAATGA
- a CDS encoding prolipoprotein diacylglyceryl transferase: MHPRLFQIGAIAVPTEGVLVALSILAALWMAGWTARRLALDPERTWNLCLTGIFTMLLGARLVLALEHPRDFLAHPFWMLGLVTVRSPAAFYGGLLLTICICFGYIFWNHLPLRRTLDCVAPAAALGLGIRAVGAFAGGSGYGTLTTAPWGVVYQHRLAWLWYGTPLGVRLHPVQLYEAAVLLGLFVVLVLLLPRSRYPGEMAALFLFVYGAELYFLDRYRGVPVWLAGGVLSALQAGGILCVLAGAFFAFRAKGA, from the coding sequence TTGCATCCCCGTCTCTTCCAGATCGGAGCTATCGCCGTCCCCACCGAAGGTGTCCTGGTGGCGCTTTCCATCCTGGCGGCCCTGTGGATGGCCGGGTGGACTGCGCGCCGTCTGGCCCTGGACCCGGAAAGGACCTGGAACCTCTGCCTGACTGGCATTTTCACCATGCTCCTGGGTGCGCGTCTGGTGCTGGCGCTCGAACACCCGCGGGACTTTCTGGCGCATCCGTTCTGGATGCTGGGGCTGGTGACCGTGCGCAGCCCCGCAGCGTTTTACGGGGGCCTTCTGCTGACTATTTGTATCTGTTTCGGATACATATTCTGGAACCATTTGCCGCTGCGCCGTACGCTGGACTGCGTGGCCCCGGCAGCGGCCCTGGGCCTGGGCATCCGCGCGGTGGGGGCCTTTGCGGGGGGATCGGGCTATGGCACTCTTACCACCGCGCCCTGGGGAGTGGTCTATCAGCATCGTCTGGCGTGGCTGTGGTACGGGACGCCGCTGGGAGTGCGCCTGCATCCGGTGCAGCTTTATGAAGCGGCAGTGCTCCTGGGGCTGTTTGTCGTGCTGGTCCTGCTGCTGCCGCGTTCTCGGTACCCCGGGGAGATGGCCGCGCTCTTCCTCTTTGTCTATGGGGCCGAGTTGTACTTTTTGGACCGGTACCGCGGCGTTCCTGTGTGGCTGGCGGGCGGTGTGCTCTCTGCCCTGCAGGCGGGGGGCATTCTCTGCGTGCTGGCAGGCGCATTTTTTGCCTTCCGAGCCAAAGGGGCCTGA
- a CDS encoding 16S rRNA (uracil(1498)-N(3))-methyltransferase, whose product MTRRRWIADTWNESTASLTGEQAAHLIRVLRAQPGTEYDIVAGDRVWHAVIAGISGDAVRFNLIAEVEADPALPVTLLLSVFKFDRMEWAIEKATELGVERIIPMVARRSEKHLVQSAEKRVERWRRIAREAAQQSRRSDVPQIEDVVPLKTAARQATEAVRLLLAEQERSTTLRHAVEEALRNAGEEMPAIRMAVGPEGGWTAEEEALFDAEGWKAVSLGPRILRAETAAMTATAVVSALLE is encoded by the coding sequence ATGACACGTCGACGCTGGATTGCCGATACATGGAATGAAAGCACGGCCTCGCTGACCGGGGAACAGGCCGCGCACCTGATTCGCGTTTTGCGCGCGCAGCCGGGCACGGAATATGACATTGTGGCCGGAGACCGCGTGTGGCACGCCGTGATTGCCGGCATCAGCGGCGATGCAGTGCGCTTCAATCTGATTGCGGAGGTAGAAGCCGATCCGGCGCTGCCGGTGACACTGCTGCTTTCCGTCTTCAAATTCGACCGGATGGAATGGGCGATTGAAAAAGCGACGGAGCTTGGCGTCGAGCGGATCATCCCCATGGTTGCGCGGCGCAGCGAAAAACACCTGGTGCAGTCGGCAGAAAAACGTGTCGAACGCTGGCGGCGCATCGCGCGGGAGGCCGCACAGCAATCGCGGCGGTCCGACGTTCCGCAGATTGAAGATGTCGTTCCGCTGAAGACGGCCGCCCGCCAGGCCACCGAAGCGGTGCGGCTGCTTCTGGCCGAACAGGAGCGCTCGACGACGCTGCGTCACGCCGTGGAAGAGGCGCTGCGGAATGCGGGGGAGGAAATGCCGGCCATCCGCATGGCCGTGGGTCCGGAAGGAGGATGGACGGCCGAGGAAGAGGCGCTGTTTGATGCAGAAGGATGGAAGGCCGTCAGTCTGGGTCCGCGCATTCTGCGTGCAGAGACGGCGGCGATGACGGCGACCGCAGTGGTCTCGGCCCTGTTGGAGTAA
- the efp gene encoding elongation factor P, with the protein MAIPATQMRPGMIIRHNNELHAVFSVEHRTPGNLRAFIQAKLRNLRTGAMFEHRFRSADAIDRVVVDEVPMEFLYNDGDDYYFMNTENYEQTHLKRDTLGDAVEYLTPNLQITVSFFDGKPVGIELPATVELTVVETEPGLKSATASSVTKPAKTETGLVVQVPPFINEGERIRVDTAEGAYLSRA; encoded by the coding sequence ATGGCGATTCCCGCCACACAGATGCGTCCGGGCATGATCATCCGGCACAACAATGAACTACACGCGGTGTTTTCTGTCGAGCACCGCACACCAGGCAACCTGCGTGCTTTTATCCAGGCCAAGCTGCGCAATCTGCGCACGGGGGCCATGTTTGAGCACCGTTTCCGCTCTGCTGACGCGATTGACCGCGTGGTGGTGGATGAGGTGCCGATGGAGTTTCTTTACAACGACGGCGATGATTACTATTTCATGAATACGGAGAACTACGAGCAGACGCATCTGAAGCGCGATACGCTGGGCGATGCAGTGGAATATCTGACGCCCAACCTTCAGATTACCGTCTCCTTTTTTGATGGAAAGCCGGTGGGCATCGAACTGCCGGCGACCGTGGAGCTGACCGTGGTGGAGACCGAGCCGGGACTGAAGTCGGCCACGGCCTCTTCGGTCACCAAGCCGGCCAAGACGGAAACCGGACTGGTGGTGCAGGTGCCTCCGTTCATCAATGAAGGCGAGCGGATCCGCGTAGATACGGCGGAAGGAGCGTATCTGTCTCGCGCCTGA
- a CDS encoding cell division protein ZapA has protein sequence MKFLPEKSGTGVEQLRKAHSQQEPQDPTGFVTVDIYDQTYRLRGQDPAYIQRLAEIVDTKMRAVAAQGKTVDSLRVAVLAALNIADELSTLEARYQELTGTASSRASKLTGLLDSVLGEERKIG, from the coding sequence ATGAAATTTCTGCCTGAGAAATCCGGAACAGGAGTAGAGCAGTTGCGAAAGGCACATTCCCAGCAAGAGCCGCAGGACCCGACAGGGTTTGTCACCGTGGACATTTACGACCAAACCTACCGGCTGCGCGGACAGGACCCGGCCTATATCCAGAGGCTCGCGGAAATCGTAGACACCAAGATGCGTGCTGTGGCCGCGCAGGGCAAGACGGTAGATTCGCTGCGCGTGGCCGTGCTGGCAGCATTGAACATCGCCGATGAGTTGTCCACCCTGGAGGCGCGGTATCAGGAGCTGACCGGGACAGCCAGCAGCCGCGCCAGCAAACTTACGGGGCTGCTGGATTCCGTATTGGGCGAGGAACGCAAGATCGGCTAA